Proteins encoded by one window of Desulfovibrio ferrophilus:
- a CDS encoding THUMP domain-containing class I SAM-dependent RNA methyltransferase, producing the protein MDIHNKGKIFVTCARGLQPFLADEMRALGVKPEAEQPGGLLANGTLADCMRLNLWLRTAHRVLFQLHRFQATNPDELFNQLLPLHWEDIIAEDGYLSVESSVDNKSVRDSRFANVRVKDAVVDRIAEVKGRRPDSGPDKTGVVLFLHWKHRDATLYLDTSGTPLSMRGYRLQPHKAPMRETLAAACLLAANYNGKGMLLNPMCGSGTLAIEGALIATGTAPGLFRSNFGFQHVLGHDEGSWEALRTEARSKMRPTTAQRIIATDNDPAAIAAARDNAAEAGMAECIEFDICDFRESSVPEPAKRALNLLICNPEYGKRMGDEAKLEETYKALGDFLKQHCQGYMGGIFTGNMKLAKRIGLRTAKRVPLMNGPIDCRLLLFELYAGTRKQKEPNPDSQ; encoded by the coding sequence ATGGATATCCATAATAAAGGCAAGATTTTCGTCACCTGCGCCCGAGGGCTGCAACCCTTTCTGGCCGATGAAATGCGCGCCCTTGGCGTCAAACCCGAGGCCGAGCAACCGGGTGGTCTGCTGGCCAACGGGACCCTTGCCGACTGCATGCGCCTGAATCTCTGGCTGCGCACCGCGCACCGCGTGTTGTTCCAGCTGCACCGCTTCCAGGCCACCAATCCCGACGAGCTGTTCAACCAACTGCTGCCCCTGCACTGGGAAGACATCATCGCCGAGGACGGCTATCTGTCCGTGGAATCCAGCGTGGACAACAAATCCGTGCGTGACTCGCGCTTTGCCAACGTTCGCGTCAAGGACGCGGTGGTGGACCGCATCGCAGAGGTCAAGGGCCGCCGCCCGGACTCCGGGCCGGACAAGACCGGGGTTGTGCTGTTCCTGCATTGGAAACACCGCGACGCGACCCTGTACCTGGACACCTCGGGCACGCCCCTGTCCATGCGCGGCTATCGTTTGCAGCCGCACAAGGCCCCCATGCGCGAGACCTTGGCCGCCGCCTGCCTGCTGGCTGCAAACTACAACGGCAAGGGCATGCTCCTGAATCCCATGTGCGGCTCCGGGACCCTGGCCATCGAGGGCGCCCTGATCGCCACGGGCACGGCTCCGGGCCTGTTCCGATCGAACTTCGGCTTCCAGCACGTACTCGGGCACGATGAGGGAAGTTGGGAAGCCCTGCGCACCGAAGCCCGCAGCAAGATGCGCCCGACCACGGCCCAGCGCATCATCGCCACGGACAACGACCCCGCTGCCATCGCCGCAGCACGAGACAACGCTGCCGAGGCGGGCATGGCCGAATGCATCGAATTCGATATCTGCGACTTCCGTGAATCATCGGTACCGGAACCCGCCAAACGCGCCCTGAACCTCTTGATCTGCAACCCCGAGTACGGCAAGCGCATGGGCGACGAGGCCAAGCTTGAGGAAACCTACAAGGCGCTGGGCGACTTCCTGAAACAGCATTGCCAAGGCTACATGGGCGGTATCTTCACCGGCAACATGAAGCTGGCCAAGCGCATCGGCCTGCGCACCGCCAAACGCGTGCCGCTCATGAACGGCCCTATCGACTGCCGCCTGCTGCTGTTCGAACTGTATGCAGGGACGCGCAAACAGAAAGAACCGAATCCGGACAGTCAATAA
- a CDS encoding DEAD/DEAH box helicase, producing the protein MADIREYIEALKASERMGHLVAHHEIMPAREAEYGQCRRAWPVTVERVLHERGIEQLYSHQARSMDVLRSGRSVVAATPTASGKTLIYNLPVIEQVLANPDSRALYLFPLKALAQDQLKGFEELVAAWPKDTRPTAAIYDGDTTAWFRKKIRETPPNVLLTNPEMLHLALMPYHENWAAFFAGLTHIVVDEVHTYRGVLGSHMAQVFRRLKRVCRRYGADPAFAFLSATVGNPRELAAQLTGVEVEGVTESGAPQGARHFLFLNPAQTMADSPSQVAILMLKAALSRGMRTIVYTGSRKMTELIAMWASERAGKYKGKISAYRAGFLPEERRDIEERMASGDLLAVISTSALELGIDIGSLDLCILVGYPGTIMQTLQRGGRVGRAQQESAVALIAGEDQLDQYFMRNPQDFFARPPEQAVLNPYNPKIVEKHLVCAAAELAMRPDEPWLAEDGIVPIVRDLELRGKLLFSADGDTIHSHRKRPHYEVDLRGSGGQFQITTRIGQDNGGADPAKEVSVGQIDEQRAYKETHPGAVYLHRGKTYVVDDLDIGGRTVRVVPAKVDYYTRVRTEKTTEILSIDGVRSAWGMRVFKGRLKVTEHVTGYDKRRTRGGRLLTLVPLDLPPLTFETEGLWMEIPRGVQRRAEDEYMHFMGGIHALEHAAIGILPLLVMTDRNDLGGISTPFHPQVGAAAVFVYDGTPGGVGLSFQAFDQAEELLERTLGVIAGCPCEVGCPSCVHSPKCGSGNRPIDKAASRFLLEAIQSEAGPDIDAQALMEAFVPPEVVNAEPASAAKQGKNTVGEASEASRKAMSDKDLNQSNTKKHTIRIEVQEQTGRKSNPGTSHGQRAQSPSDVKQLDSEQEAVMNATENGRYGVFDLETQRSAAEVGGWHKAYKMGVSCACLFDSATGETRAYLEEEVPELIEDLQALPLVIGFNIKRFDYTVLKGYSRFDFKTLPTLDLLQRVHERLGYRLSLDHLAQTTLGAKKSADGLQALEWWKQGRIDDIVKYCKQDVAVTRDLYLYGRENGYLLFTNKAKNVVRLPVSW; encoded by the coding sequence ATGGCCGACATCCGCGAATACATCGAGGCGCTCAAGGCGTCGGAACGCATGGGGCATCTGGTGGCGCACCACGAGATTATGCCTGCGCGCGAGGCCGAGTACGGCCAGTGCCGCCGCGCTTGGCCCGTGACCGTGGAGCGCGTGCTGCACGAGCGCGGCATCGAGCAGTTGTATTCGCATCAGGCCCGGTCCATGGACGTGCTCAGAAGCGGGCGTAGCGTGGTGGCGGCCACACCCACGGCCAGTGGCAAGACTCTGATCTACAATCTGCCCGTCATCGAGCAGGTCCTGGCAAACCCGGACAGCCGCGCCCTGTATCTGTTTCCCTTGAAGGCCCTGGCCCAGGACCAGTTGAAGGGCTTCGAGGAGCTGGTGGCAGCCTGGCCCAAGGACACTCGGCCCACGGCGGCCATCTACGACGGCGATACAACGGCATGGTTCCGCAAGAAGATCCGAGAGACCCCACCCAATGTGCTCTTGACCAACCCGGAGATGCTGCACCTGGCGCTCATGCCCTATCATGAGAACTGGGCGGCGTTCTTTGCGGGACTGACGCACATCGTGGTGGACGAGGTGCACACCTATCGCGGGGTGCTTGGCTCGCACATGGCCCAGGTCTTTCGCAGGCTGAAACGTGTCTGTCGCCGTTACGGCGCGGACCCGGCCTTTGCGTTTTTATCGGCCACAGTGGGCAACCCCCGCGAGCTGGCGGCCCAATTGACTGGGGTCGAGGTCGAAGGCGTCACCGAGAGTGGTGCTCCTCAGGGGGCACGCCATTTTTTGTTCCTGAATCCGGCCCAGACCATGGCTGACAGTCCGTCGCAGGTGGCGATTCTGATGCTCAAGGCCGCGTTGTCGCGTGGGATGCGAACCATTGTTTACACGGGCTCGCGCAAGATGACGGAGCTCATCGCCATGTGGGCCTCGGAGCGGGCGGGCAAGTACAAGGGCAAGATCAGCGCCTATCGCGCCGGATTCCTGCCCGAGGAACGCCGCGACATCGAGGAACGCATGGCCAGCGGCGATCTGCTGGCAGTGATCTCCACCAGCGCGCTGGAATTGGGCATCGACATCGGCAGCCTGGATTTGTGTATTCTGGTGGGCTACCCCGGCACCATCATGCAGACCCTGCAACGTGGCGGACGCGTGGGTCGGGCGCAGCAGGAATCCGCTGTGGCGCTCATCGCGGGCGAAGATCAGCTGGACCAGTATTTCATGCGCAATCCGCAGGACTTTTTTGCCCGCCCCCCCGAGCAGGCGGTGCTCAATCCGTACAACCCCAAGATCGTTGAGAAACACCTTGTCTGCGCAGCGGCTGAACTGGCTATGAGGCCAGATGAGCCGTGGCTTGCCGAGGACGGGATAGTGCCCATCGTGCGCGACCTGGAGTTGCGGGGCAAGTTGCTGTTCTCCGCGGATGGCGACACCATTCACTCCCACCGCAAGCGTCCCCATTACGAGGTGGATCTGCGCGGTTCGGGCGGACAGTTCCAGATTACGACCCGCATCGGGCAGGACAACGGGGGTGCCGACCCGGCCAAGGAAGTCAGCGTGGGCCAGATCGACGAGCAGCGGGCCTACAAGGAGACGCATCCCGGGGCCGTGTACCTGCACCGGGGCAAGACCTATGTGGTGGATGATCTGGACATTGGCGGGCGCACGGTGCGTGTGGTCCCGGCCAAGGTGGACTACTACACGCGGGTGCGCACGGAAAAGACCACGGAGATTCTGTCCATTGACGGTGTGCGCTCGGCCTGGGGCATGCGTGTGTTCAAGGGCCGGCTCAAGGTCACCGAGCACGTCACGGGCTATGACAAGCGCCGTACACGCGGTGGCAGGCTGCTGACGCTGGTGCCGCTGGACCTGCCACCCCTGACCTTCGAGACCGAGGGCCTGTGGATGGAGATTCCGCGTGGGGTGCAGCGCCGCGCCGAGGACGAATACATGCATTTCATGGGTGGCATCCATGCCCTGGAGCACGCGGCCATAGGCATCCTGCCGCTGCTTGTCATGACCGATCGCAACGATCTGGGCGGTATTTCGACCCCGTTTCACCCCCAGGTGGGGGCGGCGGCGGTCTTTGTCTACGATGGCACACCCGGTGGCGTTGGCCTGTCATTCCAGGCCTTTGACCAGGCCGAGGAACTGTTGGAGCGGACCCTGGGCGTCATCGCCGGCTGCCCCTGCGAGGTGGGCTGCCCGTCGTGCGTGCATTCGCCCAAATGTGGCTCGGGCAATCGGCCCATCGACAAGGCCGCGTCGCGTTTTCTGCTGGAAGCCATCCAGAGTGAGGCTGGACCGGACATTGATGCCCAAGCCCTGATGGAGGCCTTTGTGCCCCCTGAAGTCGTGAATGCTGAGCCTGCATCTGCTGCGAAACAGGGCAAGAATACAGTGGGTGAGGCGAGTGAAGCATCCCGGAAAGCCATGTCAGATAAGGATCTAAATCAAAGTAATACGAAAAAACATACGATACGTATTGAAGTCCAGGAGCAGACCGGTCGGAAATCTAATCCAGGCACTTCGCATGGGCAGAGGGCACAGTCACCTTCGGACGTGAAACAGTTGGATTCGGAACAGGAGGCCGTCATGAATGCCACTGAAAATGGTCGCTACGGGGTCTTTGACCTGGAGACGCAGCGTTCCGCCGCCGAGGTGGGCGGCTGGCACAAGGCCTATAAGATGGGGGTGTCCTGCGCCTGCCTGTTCGATTCGGCCACGGGTGAGACTCGAGCCTATCTGGAAGAAGAGGTGCCTGAACTCATTGAGGATTTGCAGGCCCTGCCGTTGGTGATCGGCTTCAATATCAAGCGTTTCGATTACACGGTGCTCAAAGGGTATTCACGTTTCGACTTCAAGACCCTGCCCACACTGGACCTGTTGCAGCGCGTGCACGAGCGACTGGGCTACCGTCTGTCCCTGGATCATCTGGCGCAGACGACCCTTGGGGCCAAGAAATCAGCCGATGGTTTGCAGGCTCTGGAATGGTGGAAACAAGGCCGCATCGACGACATCGTGAAATACTGCAAGCAGGATGTGGCCGTGACCCGCGATCTGTATCTGTATGGGCGGGAGAATGGGTATCTGCTGTTTACCAATAAGGCGAAGAACGTGGTCAGGCTACCTGTCAGTTGGTAA
- a CDS encoding class I fructose-bisphosphate aldolase, with product MIGTMRRLGRLFHPQSAKSVILALDHGVSEGMIPGLTEIPLLIEGMKHLPVQGVVLNKGLARASVGSLSLDKNVFVHLSAGTKHGLPTYNQSLVCSVNEALRLGADAVSMHVNIGNDLEDRMLQDFGMVTDEAHAMGIPVMAVIYARGGQIVNELDPSLITHCIRLGGELGADVVCVPYSGDKQSFAMGVATCPVPVFITGGPAQPNWKAAKKMIAEAMEAGASGVTMGRPIFQHKDPLKALAEVCQLVHGSTEGVEVQITSPAKDAAPSKAESEAPPKPKKATAKTAPRKSTVKSAKRRTATKSAKSSPKAKKK from the coding sequence ATGATCGGTACCATGCGGCGACTGGGTCGCCTGTTTCATCCGCAGAGCGCAAAATCCGTCATTCTGGCGTTGGACCACGGCGTGAGCGAAGGCATGATTCCCGGACTGACCGAGATTCCACTACTCATCGAGGGCATGAAGCATCTGCCCGTGCAGGGTGTGGTGCTGAACAAGGGACTGGCGCGGGCTTCCGTGGGCAGCCTGAGCCTGGACAAGAATGTGTTCGTGCATCTGTCCGCTGGCACCAAGCATGGTTTGCCCACCTATAATCAGAGCCTTGTCTGCTCCGTGAACGAGGCCCTGCGCCTGGGGGCGGATGCGGTGTCCATGCACGTGAACATCGGCAACGACCTGGAAGACCGCATGTTGCAGGACTTCGGCATGGTCACCGACGAGGCCCATGCCATGGGCATCCCGGTCATGGCCGTGATCTATGCACGCGGCGGGCAGATCGTGAACGAGCTGGACCCCAGCTTGATCACGCATTGCATCCGTCTGGGCGGCGAGTTGGGCGCGGATGTGGTCTGTGTGCCCTATTCCGGGGACAAGCAAAGCTTTGCCATGGGCGTGGCCACCTGCCCTGTGCCTGTGTTCATTACCGGAGGCCCTGCCCAGCCCAATTGGAAGGCCGCCAAAAAGATGATTGCCGAGGCCATGGAGGCCGGAGCCTCGGGCGTGACCATGGGCCGCCCCATCTTCCAGCACAAGGACCCGCTTAAGGCCCTGGCGGAGGTCTGCCAGCTGGTGCACGGCTCCACCGAAGGCGTGGAGGTGCAGATCACCAGTCCGGCCAAGGATGCGGCACCTTCCAAGGCAGAGTCCGAAGCCCCGCCCAAGCCCAAGAAAGCGACAGCCAAAACCGCACCGCGCAAAAGCACGGTCAAGTCCGCCAAGCGCAGGACAGCCACCAAATCGGCCAAGTCCAGCCCCAAGGCCAAGAAGAAGTAG
- a CDS encoding YciI family protein: protein MFIVLLNYKVPLETIDQHLPAHIEYLKQQYELGTFMASGRRVPRTGGVILAQAESKEALLEQLALDPFSRHDLAEYDIIEFIPGMTCPELTFLATS from the coding sequence ATGTTCATCGTACTCCTGAACTACAAGGTTCCGCTGGAAACCATCGATCAACATCTACCAGCGCACATTGAATATCTGAAGCAGCAATACGAACTGGGTACGTTCATGGCCTCGGGCCGCCGCGTACCGCGCACCGGCGGAGTCATCCTGGCCCAGGCCGAAAGTAAAGAAGCCCTGCTGGAACAGTTGGCACTGGACCCGTTTTCCAGGCATGATCTGGCAGAGTATGACATCATCGAATTCATCCCCGGCATGACCTGCCCTGAACTGACGTTTCTAGCCACCAGCTAG
- a CDS encoding ATP-binding protein, whose translation MKKTVSPFSDPARPFQLVKFLSWSSLVLILGTTLMMSVLIANTARESLLAKQREFAQLLAENLNHQIFQRFTVPTVLRYGYIGLKNEEQYRQMDTVVTDTIHGQHVLELRVYDINKVVSYSTNEELVGREDLAGSAVTNALKTEQHSFEIISKVSPFWSMFRLDMEPESVIMRMTYPLKTERSLFQGGPGVQIMGILEFTQDITGDFKAAVNFQWVITAISSGTALVLFFMLVLFIRRADAINAQRVTKVQGLERELLQSEKLASMGRVVAGIAHEIRNPLGIIQSSAELLLKKAKVENASRVQIIQVMFDEIKRLSQTVNDFLDYARPKTPRRDPVDLSQVLEQARVFLDQKAQEARVDFVCEYPANMMVKGDKDLLYRAVYNIVVNAMQAMKDGGELRIEGEVTRREVCLKFTDQGTGFAPEVMEKLADPFFTTKDSGTGLGLAIVVNILDSHGAEIDFANASQGGAQVTVRFEKG comes from the coding sequence TTGAAGAAAACAGTATCGCCATTCTCCGATCCGGCCCGGCCATTCCAGCTGGTGAAGTTCCTTTCATGGAGTTCGCTGGTGCTGATTCTGGGCACGACCCTGATGATGTCGGTACTGATCGCCAACACGGCCCGCGAATCGCTGCTGGCCAAGCAGCGCGAGTTTGCCCAGCTCCTGGCCGAGAACCTGAATCACCAGATCTTCCAGCGGTTCACGGTGCCCACGGTGCTGCGCTATGGCTACATCGGTCTGAAGAACGAAGAACAGTACCGCCAGATGGATACGGTGGTCACTGATACCATCCATGGGCAGCACGTGCTGGAGCTTCGGGTCTATGACATCAACAAGGTGGTGTCCTATTCCACCAACGAGGAATTGGTGGGGCGCGAGGATCTGGCCGGCAGCGCCGTGACCAACGCCCTGAAGACCGAACAGCACAGCTTCGAGATCATTTCCAAGGTCTCGCCCTTTTGGTCCATGTTCCGCCTGGACATGGAACCCGAAAGCGTGATCATGCGCATGACCTATCCCCTGAAGACGGAGCGCAGCCTGTTCCAGGGCGGTCCGGGCGTGCAGATCATGGGCATTCTGGAGTTCACTCAGGACATCACCGGAGACTTCAAGGCCGCAGTAAACTTCCAGTGGGTCATCACTGCCATCTCTTCGGGCACCGCACTTGTGCTGTTTTTCATGCTGGTGCTCTTCATCCGCCGGGCCGACGCCATCAATGCCCAGCGCGTGACCAAAGTGCAGGGGCTGGAGCGCGAGCTGCTCCAATCCGAGAAGCTAGCCAGCATGGGCCGCGTGGTGGCGGGCATCGCCCATGAGATCAGGAATCCGCTGGGCATCATCCAGTCCAGCGCCGAACTGCTGCTCAAGAAGGCCAAGGTTGAGAACGCCTCACGGGTTCAGATCATTCAGGTTATGTTCGATGAGATCAAACGTCTGTCCCAGACCGTGAACGATTTTCTGGACTATGCCCGGCCCAAAACCCCTCGCCGGGACCCGGTGGACTTGTCGCAGGTTCTGGAGCAGGCTCGGGTTTTCCTGGATCAGAAAGCCCAGGAAGCCCGTGTGGACTTTGTGTGCGAGTATCCGGCGAACATGATGGTCAAGGGCGACAAGGATTTGTTGTACCGGGCGGTGTACAACATTGTGGTCAATGCCATGCAGGCCATGAAAGACGGCGGCGAATTGCGCATCGAAGGTGAGGTCACCCGGCGCGAGGTCTGCCTGAAGTTCACGGACCAGGGCACGGGCTTTGCCCCCGAGGTCATGGAAAAGCTGGCCGACCCGTTCTTTACCACCAAGGACAGCGGCACCGGGCTGGGCCTGGCCATTGTGGTCAATATTCTGGATAGCCATGGGGCCGAGATCGATTTTGCCAATGCAAGCCAGGGCGGCGCACAAGTGACCGTCCGCTTTGAAAAAGGATAG
- a CDS encoding sigma-54-dependent transcriptional regulator gives MSSNVLVLDDEKNYLLILDALLSDAGYNVTALHDPELGLAYLEESEVDIVVTDMKMPGLTGQEVLEHVHRNYPHIPVMIMTAFGSIESAVEAMRLGAFDYITKPFSNEELLLSLDKAAKMARMQQQNRLLRENLEERYGLHNIIGRSKAMRGVLTMVDKAAPSRSTVLIQGESGTGKELVARAIHFASPRKDEPFVSVNCMALNPGVLESELFGHEKGSFTGAVASRRGRFELANGGTLFLDEIGELSAELQVKLLRVLQERRFERVGGAKEIEVDIRIVAATNADLTKAVENGTFREDLFYRLNVVQVQMPPLRERREDIPMLATHFLDKYAKENDSRITGFSAEALDYLATYEWPGNVRQLQNVVERCVVLAGGETVSVDDLPAEVRDEESQFKSAVDMMPAKLNLADTLEKIEAALVRRALAKSDFVKVKAADSLGISKSLLQYKLKKYNLTGQ, from the coding sequence ATGTCGAGCAATGTCCTCGTGCTGGACGACGAAAAGAACTACCTGCTCATCCTGGATGCGCTGCTTTCCGATGCGGGATACAACGTCACGGCGTTGCACGATCCCGAGTTGGGGCTGGCCTATCTGGAAGAGTCCGAGGTGGATATCGTGGTCACGGACATGAAGATGCCGGGCTTAACGGGCCAGGAAGTGCTGGAACACGTGCATCGGAACTATCCGCACATCCCGGTGATGATCATGACCGCCTTTGGCAGCATCGAATCTGCTGTGGAGGCCATGCGTCTGGGAGCCTTTGATTACATTACCAAGCCTTTTTCCAACGAGGAGCTGCTCCTGTCGTTGGACAAGGCCGCCAAGATGGCCAGGATGCAGCAGCAGAACAGGTTGCTGCGCGAGAACCTGGAAGAGCGCTACGGCCTGCACAACATCATTGGCCGTTCCAAGGCCATGCGTGGCGTCCTGACCATGGTCGACAAGGCCGCCCCCAGCCGAAGCACTGTGCTGATTCAAGGTGAATCCGGCACTGGTAAGGAGTTGGTGGCCCGGGCCATTCATTTTGCCTCGCCGCGCAAGGATGAGCCCTTTGTTTCCGTGAACTGCATGGCGCTCAACCCCGGCGTGCTGGAGAGCGAGCTGTTCGGCCATGAAAAGGGCTCGTTTACCGGAGCCGTGGCCAGCCGCCGCGGGCGATTCGAGCTGGCCAATGGCGGGACCCTGTTCCTGGACGAGATCGGCGAGTTGTCGGCCGAGTTGCAGGTCAAGCTGTTGCGAGTATTGCAGGAGCGACGTTTCGAGCGCGTGGGTGGAGCCAAGGAGATCGAGGTCGATATCAGGATTGTGGCTGCCACCAACGCGGATCTGACCAAGGCCGTGGAAAACGGCACTTTCCGTGAGGACCTGTTCTATCGTCTGAACGTGGTTCAGGTTCAGATGCCGCCGCTGCGTGAACGGCGCGAGGACATCCCCATGCTGGCTACACATTTTCTGGACAAGTACGCCAAGGAAAACGATAGCCGCATCACGGGTTTTTCTGCTGAGGCTCTGGATTATCTGGCGACCTACGAGTGGCCGGGCAACGTGCGCCAGTTGCAGAACGTGGTGGAGCGCTGCGTGGTGTTGGCCGGTGGCGAGACCGTGAGTGTGGATGATCTGCCCGCCGAGGTGCGTGACGAGGAATCCCAGTTCAAGAGCGCGGTGGATATGATGCCTGCAAAACTGAATCTGGCCGATACCCTGGAGAAGATTGAGGCGGCGCTGGTGCGCCGGGCCTTGGCAAAAAGCGATTTCGTCAAGGTCAAAGCTGCGGACTCATTGGGAATATCCAAGTCGCTGTTGCAGTATAAGCTGAAGAAGTACAATTTGACGGGGCAGTAG
- a CDS encoding pyridoxal phosphate-dependent aminotransferase, with the protein MRISNKLSRIKPSATLTISAKAMDLRAQGREIISLSVGEPDFGTPQHICDAAKAALDEGFTRYTQVPGIPELRTAVAEYFNSYYGTKATLEATMVTNGGKQALYNIMQALLNPGDKVLIPGPYWVSYPAMVKLADAEPVIVPAGADKGFKITPEDLDAAYTADVKMLLLNSPSNPTGVQYTEAELYALAQWAVDHDVFVISDEIYDRLIYAPAEPVSLAPLWEKHPEHVAVVNGLSKSFAMTGWRLGFVLAHPDLIKAMSKIQGQSTSNVNSITQKAALAALNGPRDFMATMNEAFMRRRDKAMEIVATWPGVVCPRPDGAFYIFPDVSALYNEKMPDSTTMCTVLLEEAGVASVPGAAFGDDRCVRFSYALDDETLITALNKVGEVILP; encoded by the coding sequence ATGAGGATTTCCAACAAACTTTCCAGGATCAAACCGTCGGCGACCTTGACCATCAGTGCCAAGGCCATGGACCTGCGTGCTCAGGGGCGCGAGATCATCAGCCTGTCCGTGGGCGAGCCGGACTTCGGTACACCTCAGCATATCTGTGATGCGGCCAAAGCAGCGCTGGACGAGGGTTTCACGCGCTATACGCAGGTTCCTGGCATCCCCGAGCTGCGCACTGCCGTGGCTGAATATTTCAATTCGTATTACGGAACGAAAGCCACCCTTGAAGCGACCATGGTCACCAACGGCGGCAAGCAGGCCCTGTATAATATCATGCAGGCGCTTCTCAATCCCGGCGACAAGGTGCTCATTCCCGGTCCGTATTGGGTCAGCTATCCGGCCATGGTCAAACTGGCCGACGCCGAGCCTGTCATCGTGCCTGCCGGCGCGGACAAGGGCTTCAAGATCACGCCCGAGGACCTGGACGCGGCCTACACGGCCGATGTGAAGATGCTGCTACTCAACTCGCCGTCCAACCCCACGGGTGTGCAATACACCGAGGCCGAGCTCTATGCCCTGGCCCAGTGGGCCGTGGACCATGACGTGTTTGTGATTTCCGATGAGATCTACGACCGCCTGATCTACGCCCCGGCCGAACCGGTCTCTCTGGCTCCGCTGTGGGAAAAGCATCCCGAGCATGTGGCGGTGGTTAACGGCCTGTCCAAGAGCTTTGCCATGACTGGTTGGCGACTGGGTTTTGTGCTGGCGCATCCAGACCTGATCAAGGCCATGAGCAAGATACAGGGCCAGAGCACCTCCAACGTCAACTCCATCACTCAGAAGGCAGCCCTGGCGGCTCTCAATGGCCCCCGGGACTTCATGGCAACCATGAACGAAGCCTTTATGCGTCGCCGCGATAAGGCCATGGAGATTGTCGCGACCTGGCCCGGTGTGGTCTGCCCCCGGCCCGACGGTGCGTTCTACATCTTCCCGGACGTCAGCGCCCTGTACAATGAGAAGATGCCCGACTCCACGACCATGTGTACCGTGCTTCTGGAAGAGGCAGGTGTAGCCTCGGTGCCCGGTGCGGCCTTTGGCGACGACCGCTGCGTGCGGTTCTCCTACGCCCTGGACGACGAAACCCTGATCACAGCCCTGAACAAGGTGGGCGAGGTCATCCTGCCCTAG
- the sfsA gene encoding DNA/RNA nuclease SfsA: MTDILLPFPDGCVTGRFIRRVKRFSVETDVNGESVWAHTNNSGSMLGLLRPGSGAFLSPAPNPKRKLKWTLETLTLDDVTVGVNTLTPNRLLKAAHLAGALPETRGYTEFRAEAKIGDSRLDARLEGPEGTLYVEAKNVTLVEDDIAIFPDAVTTRGQKHLRELIELAGQGIRVASFYLIQRDDCSCFGMADMVDPEFARLFWEAKEAGVEIWPYLAEVTEQGIGLVRKLPLAERR, encoded by the coding sequence ATGACCGATATTCTGCTGCCCTTTCCGGACGGCTGCGTCACAGGCCGCTTCATCCGCCGTGTCAAACGTTTTAGCGTGGAAACCGACGTGAATGGTGAGTCCGTATGGGCACATACAAACAATTCCGGCTCCATGCTGGGACTGCTTCGGCCCGGGTCCGGGGCCTTTCTGTCTCCGGCCCCCAATCCCAAACGCAAGCTGAAATGGACACTGGAAACACTGACTCTGGACGACGTGACCGTGGGCGTAAACACGCTGACTCCCAACCGGCTGCTGAAGGCAGCGCATCTGGCCGGGGCGCTGCCCGAGACACGCGGCTACACCGAGTTCAGGGCCGAGGCCAAGATCGGCGACTCAAGGCTGGACGCCCGTCTGGAAGGCCCCGAAGGCACGCTCTATGTGGAGGCCAAGAACGTGACGTTGGTGGAGGACGACATCGCCATTTTCCCCGATGCCGTCACTACACGCGGGCAAAAGCATTTGCGTGAACTCATCGAACTAGCTGGACAGGGAATCCGCGTGGCTTCGTTCTATCTCATTCAACGCGACGACTGCTCCTGCTTCGGCATGGCGGATATGGTGGACCCGGAATTTGCACGGCTGTTCTGGGAGGCCAAAGAGGCGGGCGTGGAGATCTGGCCGTATCTGGCCGAGGTGACGGAACAAGGCATTGGCCTGGTCAGAAAACTGC
- a CDS encoding OsmC family protein — protein sequence MSGTSTKTFDVSFAGGVAIEAKIGDHVIRTDQSRDEGGQDSGPTPFGLLMASVATCSAVYAVRFCENREIPIEGMKLRAVCEFTDKPFHMDKMTLELTLPEGFPEKYKGAILKAMNLCAVKKNIIDAPEFETVIAER from the coding sequence ATGTCCGGCACAAGCACAAAGACCTTTGATGTGAGCTTTGCAGGTGGCGTGGCCATCGAAGCCAAGATTGGCGACCATGTCATCCGCACCGACCAGTCCAGGGACGAAGGTGGGCAGGATAGCGGCCCCACGCCCTTTGGTCTGCTCATGGCCTCGGTGGCAACCTGTTCGGCTGTCTATGCCGTGCGCTTCTGCGAGAACCGCGAGATTCCCATCGAGGGCATGAAGCTGCGCGCGGTGTGCGAGTTCACGGACAAGCCCTTTCACATGGACAAGATGACCCTGGAACTGACCCTGCCCGAGGGGTTCCCCGAGAAGTACAAGGGCGCGATTTTGAAGGCGATGAATTTGTGTGCGGTCAAGAAGAACATCATCGATGCGCCGGAGTTCGAGACTGTTATTGCAGAGCGTTAA